ttccggaggctcactgaaggtgTTACTTAGTAtaatgacaaaacatctgaaaatgaaccttccagctcagtgagcaaacctacatccagaacctcaacctgaactacaaatcttctcaaaactcactaatacaGTTAATTACTTACTCTACTCCAAATCCTTGCTGATTCCATGCTTGACCATACATGCCATAAGGAGGCACCTGCCAACCATTGGCCACATACTGACCATATTGTTGAGTATTGCCATACCACTGACCCCACTGACCCCAGGGCTGAGTAAATTCCATCTGAATAAAAGAAGAGGTGATGAAATTACTACAAATTAGCTGTTCATAATACTCTGGAATGAAATCAAAGGTCTGATATTCTGTTGTAAGCGCAAGTTATTTAGTAACCAACTCACCTGCTGATACTTGTTGGTAGAATCAGTAGTTTCTTTGCCCCAGTAGCATTTAACTATATGGCCCTCAATGGTGGTTCCATTCACCGATACTATAGCATGAGCAGCACTATCGTGAGTGGCAAACCTGCAAACATAATGTAAGCTAACTCAAGCTTGTGTAGCTCATCAACATTCATTCAAAATGTGTCATCACCCTAAAGATCCATGTTTTGCACACTTCAACATCAAAAAAAACATGTACACCAGCATTGTACTCCACAAATATTGTAAGGCTTTCTTTTGAGAAAGTACTGGCTTGTGGAGTAACAATATGCCAATATTAGGTAACTCATTGTTGTTCACCTGTAAATCCAGACAGTGCCTGTGATGACGCCAGGATGATTAATGGCCACAACTATTGGTGCCTACTACTGACtgtcatacagtcagagagaggcacagcatggaaacaggcccttcggtccaacccgtccatgccggccagatatcccaactcaatctagtctcacctgccagcacccggcccacatccctccaaacccttcctattcatattcccatccaaatgcctcttaaatgttgcaattgtaccagcctccaccacttcctctggcagctcattccatacccataccaccctctgcatgaaaacgttgcccctgaggtctcttttatatctttcccctctcaccctaaacctatgccctctagttctggactccccgaccccagggaaaagactttgtctacttatcctatccatgtccatcattatgttgtcaaacttgaagaggttcagaaaagatttacaaggatgttgccagggttggaggatttgagttataggggaggctgaacaggatggggctgttttcactggagcattggaggctgtggggtgaccttatagaggtttacaaaattattaagggtgtggatagggtaaatagacaaagtcttttccctggggtcggggagtccagaactagagggcataggtttaggcagggggggggggggggggggggagaagacatgagagacctacagggcagccttttcacacagagggtggtacgtgcatggaatgaactgccagaggaagtggtggaggctggtacaattgcaacatttaagaggcatttggatgggaatatgaataggaagggtttggagggatatgggctgggtgatggcaggtgggactagattgggttgggatatctggtcagcatggacgggttggaccgaagggtctgttgccatgctgtatatctgtatgactctaattgaAGAGGAGGTCCAACGTACTATCCAATGGGATGAGACATAGTATCTTTTAGTGTTACGTAAAATATCAAAATGGAGCTCTTCAAAATAAAGGCAGTGATAATAATTTCACTGATCTCAGAGTAACCATCTTAAAATAAACACCTGCAGTAACATGAATTCAATTATTACACCAGGATACAGTGCTGGGTAGATGGAGACTAACTCATGTTTTTACTAAGTACTTTTAGTGAACAGATTCACTGGACTGCAGCTCATGAAAACCAGCAAAGCTGCTGATCCACCTTGAAATCTTAAGAATTGGTGATCACTAAGTAGAAATATTTAATGTTAAACAAGTAGTGTTACAGTTGGACTTACCTAACAAATGAGTACCCCTTTTCTGGGAAAACTCTGATTTCCATAATTTGTCCAAATGGTGAGAAAGTCTGACGCATAAGCTGTTCTATAAGAGTTTAAGAATTATAAAATATAAGAATGTTAGTCctacaatatccaaatattgttttgataAACATTGATACGTTATACATTAACATGAATTTGACCATACCTGTCAAGCCTGATGCAATACCTCCACAGTAGACCGTACAATTTGTAGAACTAGACTGATTTACTACTTCTTCAAATTTTAGATGTTTAGAACTACCTGCAaagtaaaaaggaaaaaaagaaacaTGTTTCCTCAACCTCACCATTAGCATTGGCGATGCAATACAAAGGCCCAGACTAATGAAACTGCACAGTGAGTGCACAGCCCAACATGGCAACAGGATCTTAAATTCACGAAATAAAATAAAGCTGAAATAAAACGTTTAGTAACAAGAACCATGAAACTACCAGTATATTGTAAAAACTCATGTATTTTACCAAAGtctttgagggaaggaaatctgcctcccTTACCCAGTATGGTCATGTGCATTCAAAGTCAACAACATAGATGAATTTTAACTAGCTTCCAAAATATTATCACAAACCCTACACCAACCATTCAAAAAGCCTAAGAATAAAATCAGATTGATGACCCCGACCAACTTAAATGACCATGTCCCCCCCATTATTATCTGCAATATTGAGATTTATCAGCTTGAAGAACAAGCACAGCAGGTGCACGGGAACATTATCAAAATCCCTTCCAAGTCACACTACTCTGATTTAAATGTTAGTGATATCAAAATGCTGGAACTCTAACACTGCTGTTGATGCAACTGTACCACATGTATTGTAGCAGTTCAAGGTGACAGCTTGACACTCATTACCTCAAGGACAATGAATACCAAAGTTCACATCCCAGTTATGATTTAATTAAAAGAAAATTATGCATTCAAACAAATTTATACATAAACTGCCATACTGAATTGGAAGATGGGAAAGTAAATTGCTATCCTCACTGCATGCAGGCTATAAGTAGTGCAAAAAACAGCCCTTTGTCCTATTTTGATATTGTGTTATTCATAGATATAGTGTGGCGTATGATTGATGCTGTGTCTTTCAAAAAGAGATGCAAGAGCGCAATGGGCATAAAGACAACTTTATGGCCAGCAGGTTGAGTTTGGAcagaaaattaaagaaaattgatgagAATGACATCAGAAAAATTATAAAGCAGAAATGGACTCAAATAGCTCAAGTTGGTGTTTATTGGTACATGAGCAAAAGTCCCAATTCCACATTTCTACTTCTACAATTTAACTATTTAATATTTTGGAGACATGACTTTAAACTTTAGAGTCTCATCACCTTTGTTTGAAAAAAACCTGTTCTGCCTAAATTCTTTTACATTTAACCTTCAATTCATGCTGCCTTCCATTCAAAAGCCACTATCCACTCCATGCATTTTTAACAAAATCAGCTATGAATTCTAATATATGAAGCTTCATTTTACACTCCACTTTTGTTTCCTAACAACACGCAGTATTCTCGTTAATTAATGCTGCCAGCCCTACATCAAAATCCTTGGTGTGAAGCCAAAATTTCCAATAGTAGTCTAACTGCAAGTCTTCCAGGTTCATCCTTACTTCCATCCTGCCCATAGTGTCCTTCTTGCCTTAAAAACTCAATATTCCAATAGCTTTCAAAACAGAGAGACAAAGTGCTGTTCTTAACAGCAAGCAGTTTTACTCCTTAGCAAATCACACCCTCAATTCAGCTGCTTTTCCAATTTTCCCATAAAACTATTTTCTAAGAATCCCACCTGACGGCACCGATTTATTCTCCATTACATTGATGTGCTACCAGCATTAAAATTACATACCAACTCCAATTTGAAGTCGTCAAGTTTGGATATCATTTCCTTTGGCCTATACGAAAATCATCAGCATGCACAAGAACAGAAATATCTTCTGAACTGAATCCTTATAAGTTGGTTTATGTGGGCAGAAATATTAAAATGTTGTCCATAACCTTCCGGTTATGAAATCCAATTTTGTACTTCATCCTTCAAtatattctacatttaccccacaAACCATCGCCATTAAAAGACTGACATTCAACTTGTCAAGGACAATCTTTGTAGCTATAATGTGTGTTGGTTGTTCCTATTTATCTTCTCATCAGAAAGAAAAAACTAATTTCACTTCAAAATTCTTCTTACCATTAAATGGCCTATAATGATGTGGTTTGATGTCTTAGAAAATGAGCACTGAAATGGCCACTATGCAATCCTCCTGCACATTCACTCTACAGAACTCAAACTTAATTTCTAGGTCCTGGTACTTCATAAGGAATGTGGTGCACTAACAGAAGCCAAGACTATTTTGCAAGGAAGTTCTGCTAAATGATTAATAAACCCTTTAACATTGATCAAATTTGCAAAAAAGATTAAATGGTTGTGAATTTAttacaaaataatttttaaaaaatatagggATAACCAAGTCAGCAAAGTTCATACACCAGTTTTAAACAACTGGTTGACATTTTTACCTCAAGGTGAACAAATTCTCAATTCAATGAAAAATGTAGGTGATAGTTTAATGTCATGGATATATCAAAAACATTTAGTAACAAAAACGTTGATTTGGGACTTACTTTCTGGTGCACTCTTCGGAGCTGGTGGTTTGCGAGTTGCCCAGTTTGTTCGAATTTGCCGGCCTCCCAGCCACTGACCACTCATATGCACAATTGCATTTTCTGCATCCTATGGACACAGGTAAACGAGTGGTATAAATCCTGCTTTTCACAATAATTATCCAACTCTGGGTTCACAATGTTTACCAATAATGAAAATTCAACCACAAATTTAATTGTGCAGACAGAGTTACATGCAAACCTTACACTGCACAGATAAACATAGATAAAGGAGACAAAAATGCAGTACACTTTCTCGGTTGTATGCTACTCAACTATTCCAATTCTACTGCATCAATGGAACAGTTCATGTATCAATGTTTATAAATTTAGCAACCGATGCCTACAAAAGGAAAAACATCGGTAAAAACTTGGTTCTGAAACACATTTACTGACAAGATTTTTTTCTTAAATCTACAGGTCAAAACAAATCTCCACCAAAAGAAGCATCAATTCCTCAAAATTAGTTATTTGCTTTTTTACTGCCATAAGACATCAATCAATCTCAGTAAATGTTAACTAATATTTAATCAGGATTTGAGAGAAAGCAAATATGTTGAGGAAGATTACAGATATAACCTACTCAACGACAGAAGAGTCTCGAGGGTCAACCGGTTCCCTTACTTTACACACAAGATATTTAAGATAATAGATTCTAGGCTACATGGAGACATTTACTCCAAAAAATGATAAGTAAGTAATTGAGAGGGGTGACAACCAAGTCAGAAATTTGTGAATACAGAATTTTTGCAATTATCTGGAAGCCCACTGAGAAGTTCATTTAACAGAAAAATGTTAAGTTTTCCAGAGTTCAAATCAAAGTAATTTGTACTGATAATGAAATTTCACAGAAATGCAAGTTGTTACTGAAAGAATAGATCAAATTTTCACTGTTTCTAAAATATCCTCTACTACTCTTAACCCAAGAGTCAAAAAGTTATTTTCCATCTGAAATTGTAGTTGTGGTGTACAGTGAAGTGATATTACCAAATTGAAGCTAAATTAAAATTCCATTGCTCTTAACTAGTCCTGGGCCATGAGGATGCGTCAACAACACGAGTATGTCAAAGTTGATCTGTAAGCTGCCATAAATTGCACAATAATCCTTTAAATTAGCATGCCTGGAATCTtttctccattccattctcccaaccTACCTATTGATCCAATCTTCCCTCAGATGGTATCTAGTTCAGCGACACAGCTGTAAACAAGAATCTGATCATTTTGCACATTTATCAGTAATTTTGTTGTAAATAAACTCAAAATTGCAGTCGGCAAAACTAAATAAGGCAATGAGACCTCAATTTAAACAGGTGCACTTCATGCAGTCTTACTTCATTAGATATAAATAACCATACATTAATGAACACGCATAAAATTCAAAGTTAATACTGATACTTTTCATTGCATTAAGAGTTCTGTATCATTTGAGACAAAACTGTGATACTGTCCTTCATCTACTACTCCTTAAAGAGAATACAATTCTTCCAAAGTTGTGAAATGGGTATAGATTTAAATTATAAATTAACTTTAGCAAATAAATTCAGCACAAATATTACTGATTTCAAACATGTTCTATATCTCAAATATATTAGCTCAAAAAGGTAAACTAGTCAAGCACAGGATATTACTTTTACCTACAGCTTCCTTTAACTTATTTCTACAAGGAGAAAAGCCAACGAAAGTACTTTTTTATTCAAATTAAAATAATTTAATGCAGTTAACATCCAAGTGAAATACTTAAAGAAATAGAAGAGGTGGAGTTATAATGGAATTatgggcccatcgagtctgttccacTATTCGATGAGCTCATGGCTGGTCTGATCTTCAActgaaggagggctcatgccagaaacgtcgattcttctgctccttggatgctgcctgacctgctgcacttttccagcaatacattttcagctttttTCTGCCCCTTCCCCACATCCTACAATTAACTTACTGATTACTAACCTGTCCATTTCATCCTTGAATACTCAACAACCCAGCCTTGATAGCTTTCTGTGGTAAATTCATcaccctcagaagaaattccttatctttactgagattatgccctctggtcctagactctcctacaGGGGAGACAACTTTCCATATTTAACTTGTCAAACCCCTGAAGAATATATCAGGTTTTGATATGGCTTCCTCTCATTTTTCAGAACGCCAATGAGGAGGTGTCTAATCTATTCAAGCTCTCCAAAGAAAGCCCTTCCATATCCAGAATCAACCTACTgaacttctctggactgcctccaatatcTGTAATCTTTCCTTTGTTAAGTGAAACAAAATCACTCAATATTCCAGGCACAGTCTGACGACTGCATTATACAGTTGTAGCAAGACCTATTTTTATACTTCATTCCCTTTGGAAGAAAAACCTCATTTGCCCATCATACCTACTCAACTTTAGTTCtgagattcatgcacaaggaccccCAAATCCCTGTGCTCCTGCTTTCTACAGTTCTCCTCATTAAATGATATTCAACCCTTCCTGCCAAAGAGCATGACCTAACATTTTCCCAGCTTATAcaccatctgccaagtttttgccctcTCACTTAACTGGTCTACACACTTCTGTAGACTCACTGCACCATCCTcattccacctatttttgtgtaatTCACGAACATGTCAATAGTATATTCATACAAGTAATTAACGTATGACAATGAATGCTGGTTCCAACTATGAACTAATGCCATTAGTTGCAGGTCGCCATCCCGAACAGGGCCTCCTTTATCCCAGCTCTACTAGTTAGCCAATTCATTCAAACATATTACCACAGCGGCATGTGCCCTTATCTTATTATGAAGCCTTACACGCAGTACCTTATGCAAATCCAAAAGTATATGTCTGCACTGCTTactctttatctatcctgcttgtcaTCTGTTCAAAGAATCTAATAACTTTGTCAACCTTGACTCTGATTATATTATGAGTTTCTAAATACTCCAatgcatcctttataattgactagTTTGTTATCAATGACAGGTGTAAGGTGATAACTATATATTATGAATTTTAAATAGTAGAAAAATACTGTTGTTGAAAGAACCATGCCTTTAGTATTTGAGCCATTGAGTACAAGAACAGGGACGTTATGATGGAGCTGTTCAAGATGTTAGTTGAGCTATATCCgtagtagtgtgtgcagttctggtcaccaaaaTATAGGTGATCACACTAAAGGAGACTCATCAGGTAAAACATTTCAGCCCAGGGAGCATCCTATGAAAAGAAACTACATAGGCTGGGATAGATTTCCCTAAAGCAGAAAAGGTTGAGATATACAAAGTTATGATTATGATTGACACAGATAGGACAGATGGAAAGAAACACTTCCCTTTAGTAGAGTGGTAATTTAAAAAGGtaagggcaggaggtttagaaaGGATATTAAATTGAAGAGCATTCAGAAAAGACTTTCAGGGATGTTGCCGGGACTCGAGGGCTTGAAGTATAATGAGAGTGTGGATAGGCGGAGACATTTTTCACTAGAGTGTAGGATATTGAGAaccttagaggtttatgaaataatgaggatcataaatgaggtgaatagcaatggtcttttccctaggctgggggagttcaaaactagggggcatatttataaaggtgagaggagaaagggatTTGAGGGGCACCTtctgtgcacagagagtggtttatatgtggaataaactgccagagaagtggtagatgcaggtacagttacaacttttaaaacaCATTTAGACAGGTgcatgaacaggaaagatttagagggatatgggccaaatgtaggcaaataggactagtttagtctgggaaactaagtcaacatggacaagttcgattgaagggtctgtttccatactgtatgactctattctaATGAAAAGAAGAAATAATTTTCCATCCAAAAAGTGGTGGGTGCTTGGGATTCCCTAGCTGAAAAAGGTTAGTAGAAGCAGGAGCCATTGTAACATTCATAAAATAATTAGAAACACACATGAAATGCCAGGAGTAGAcaaagctatgggccaagtgctggaaaatggaactagAGTAAATAAATGTTTGATTACCACATGGACATAGTGGGTTGAAGGGCATCTTTCCAAGCTATATAGCTCTGACTGCATGAGGCACGTCACCAAAGCTCTTTGTCTTGCACCCATGAGAATAGATGCAGGAATACCAAACGTTAGAGAGACAACAATTGCTTGAGAAAAAGAGTACTGATTGATTGGTCAGGACAGTTCTGTGGGGAATACACTTTGGAACAGCTGCTTCCTAAGCTTTTGTTTACAACTCTCAGAAACCAGTCAGCTCAGCTCTATCTGCAAACAGAAAATAGATGCCCAATTATTGCGCCTGTTCATCTCAACAAAAACTTGCTGCACAACTGGCACCTGGTGCATTTCACATGACAATACCAGAACCAGAGTCAACTGGTCTCTTTTGCATTCTCATCAAAACTTGGGGTTACCCAATTCCTGGCCCATTCACCATGGCAACCACTCATCCAAACAGACTCCATTTCCAGTCAATCAGAACCCAGTTATCCATAAACTATGAATTTTTTGATGCTGATTCTTACATCATCCTCAAATGCAGGATGAAAATTGCCAACGGTATTCCTGTTTTTCAGCAAAAGTTAAATTATGTAACATCAACGAAATACTGAAACTTTTTCATTTTAATGGATAAACTGTTGAGTAACTGCATTATATTTTGGAAAACCTCACCAGTTTACTGTAGAAAGATACAAATCCATAGCCTTTAGATTTCCCTGTTGCCAAGTCTTTTACAACACGAGCATCCCTGTGTAAACAGATAGAAATGAATAAGTAAAAATAAAACATACTCCTGAATAAAATAAAAAAGGAACCACACACACTGTATTGTCAGCACAAGTCAACTTTCAAAAAAAAAGGGATTTTTATAATCCCACCATAATAACTAATTCTTCTATCCTTTGTTACAACTTAACCTTTAGTGTAGTAGTAAATAGCAAACATGCAAACTGTAGTATCCTGAACTCTGTTTCACTAATTATACTGAACTGGAAACCAAGAACTCTtcaacagatttttttaaaaaaaaacactaacCCTCACTAGTTCTAAACTGAGAAATAGTCTGAAATACAAAATACAATTCCAATTCCAATTTTCCTTAACCATGCATTTTCTATATAGAGCCTTTAATAATGTGTGTTCTACCTAGCCACACAAATATTTGAAATATAAAAattcagaaaagagaaaaaaaataggaATTAAAAAAGGCATACATCGCCTGTTAACTgaattctttatttttcttggTATGGTCAATTCTCTACCctctttttggactgtgggcagcTGTAAATTTTGAAAAATTGAGACTTTCAGAAATTTAGAAAATGAATATGAAACTAAAACAATACTAAGCACACCAGTACGAACAACAATTACATAGGATTTGTAAGCACGTCAATAGGATTGGGAATACGAAATTCGCACTATATAGAGCACATTAAAATGTTAACAATCAAGTCTAATAAATTTATTAAAAAAGAGAataaatagaaatgagaaaaaactACAACTGAGTTAATGAACTTCCAGTGTGCACAGTTCCTTGCAGTTAGCCATGGGGATCCTGTCCATTCTTAACAGCAATTCTGTAAAATAACCAGAATGCTATTACTTTTAATTATGACTCAAACTACAAAAAGCTGCACATTTCGCCATTATTTTCTGTAGCCTCTGTACAAGCAGTCTTACAAGTGCTCTTCTGTTGAAATTTACACTAATTTACTATTTAGATGAGAAGTACGAAAGCAGAAATACATACCAGACCAGTCATTACAACACAGGTAGTTGAAAGTATATAAAATGTTAAATCAACGTGTAGGTTTAAGTGCAAATAAGCGAGAGAATTTGAAAGAAAGGTGTTAATGTATGTATTCAAATCCATTTTACAGTGCAGCATGAACTGAACCTTGCAATTTTAACAGAGGTGTCAAGAAACAGCAAGCACTAATATGGACAATGACCCTGACATGCAGTTTGAACACCAAGTAATTCTAACGTCTGCCAGCAACACCTACTGGTagaagactgatactacacattaATCTATTCTGTCCAGTTGGATGTAAATATTTGTCAATTTATACATTGGCCCATAAATTGATGACAAAATGATGAATTCACAGAGCATGCCATCGTTAGCACATTTACAAAGAGCAAATCTGTGAAAGTTATAAATCATTAGTTGTGATTCGCTACAAACTGTTGGGCCAATTTGCATGCTCCATTAGACTCTCAAAAATAGGATTTCACCATTAACCCCACCATGCACAAGAAATTGCTGGATTGCGCCATAAACGTGAATTGCTTACACCACACAATTAGGGCTACTATTTTAACACAATGGAGAAATTACTGATCTTAACATCCCACTCTCCTTCACTGAGGCACAGAGAGTGAACAGCTGAAATTCAAGTCTCACATTTCGCAGGTCCTTCATGTGTTTAAGTTTAAGAAAAACTTTCCTATTGCCTTTATCCTCCCAACCAACCAAAATATTTTTGAACATTTGACTTAATTATCTCCTTTTGTGCCGTTTCCTTCTGCATCCTTAATTTCACTGGTTAAGGAGATGGATTATTGAACCTGCCATTCACGGAGGTCTCAAATGCCTCATTATTTAGCTTTCATTTCCAGCAATTTGCAGTGCAAAAATATGGTTTGAAGGGTGATAATAGTAAACAAACCCATAGCACATACCACAGAAGCCTCACTCTAGCTATTTTGGGTCATTATTACAGTTTGAGAGAAATATTCCAGCTAAAGGATAAATTACTTGAGAATTCACTTCAATAAATTATATACATGCAGACTGCCCCAGTATAAGCTATTATACTGCTACGTGGAAAACAATTGTGTGAAGTAATTTAAATTCAGGTAAAGAATCCATAAAGATATTTCTTGAAAAAGAAAGGATTTGCAAACAATAGTGATTTCACCCCCTAAATAAACACAATTATCATGGTACTCAGGCTTCGGAGTCAAGTTTTGCTACAGAACCAATTTTTATTGCTAGGTAATCTGCTTCAATTGCAACAttggtgaagatttgtagctcagattgtggTTCATGttataagtttgctcactgagctgataagtttgttctcagacatttcatcaccatactaggtaacatcaatgATCCTCTGTTGGAAGTGGTGGTGTACTGCACAGTTTGCGATTTGTGACTTGGTCTGATGTGGGGGTGATATCACTTCTGATTCTTTTTctaagaggttggtaaatggggtccaaatcgatgtgtttatgaTGGAGTTCTGGACAGAATACCAGGCCTTGATGAATTCCCATGTGTGTCTTTTTTTAGCCTGTCCCagaatggatgtattgtcccagtcaaagtgatgtccctcagtgtctaaggatactagtgacagttggtcatgtcttttggtggctagtggtgctcctgtatcctggtggctagtttcctacCAGTCTGTCCAATGCAATGTTTGTTGTAgttcttgcagggtattttgtgcATGATGTTTGTTCTGTtgttgttggtacagggtcctttagATTCCCAAGGAGTTGTTTCAGTGTGTTGATAGatttgtgggctatcatgatgcAATGGGGACAGAGTAGTCTGGTCATCATCTCCAAGATGTCTTTAAATGTATGGGagtgtggctagagtctctgggtgTGATGCGTCTTGTTTATGTCTGTTGTGTAAGAATCGACAGACTGTGCATATTGGGTACACGTTGTTAATGAATACGTAGTATAGGTGTTTTTCTTCGGCATCTTGTAGTTCCTGGATGCTGCAGTGTGTCATGgctcatttaaatgtccttatGCAGCTCAGTTTGTGGGTGTTGAGATGGTAGCTCCTGTAGTTGAGCAGCTGGTCTGTGTGTTGCTTTTCTGTTGACACTTGTCTGCAGCCTCCATTGGCTTTtcattctactgtgacatctCTGAAGAGGAgttggttgttgttgttgttctccttttGGGTGAACTTTAGACCAGTAAGGACGTTGATGTATTTGTGAGTTTCTCCCAATTTATTCCGTTTCATGATGACAAAAGGTGTCATTCACAAAGTGGATCCAAAGCTTCGGCTGGATCGTGGGGAGGGGCTGTTCATTCCAATCTTTATATAACTGcttctgccaagaatcctgagattggtgatcccatgggtgttctttTGATTTGTTTGCAGGTCTTGTCGTTGAAGGTGAAGGGGGTTGAGGGGCACAGGTCTACTAGTTTGaggatgctgtccttgctgatggagttggcGGTGTCAGCTGTTGTCTAGTAGTTcagccagtgtttctttggccagggtgatgtttattgatgtgaataggGCCGTCATGTCAAAGGAGACCACGCCCTCGCCATCCTctaccttggtgtctttga
Above is a genomic segment from Chiloscyllium punctatum isolate Juve2018m chromosome 38, sChiPun1.3, whole genome shotgun sequence containing:
- the tial1 gene encoding nucleolysin TIAR isoform X4, with product MDARVVKDLATGKSKGYGFVSFYSKLDAENAIVHMSGQWLGGRQIRTNWATRKPPAPKSAPESSSKHLKFEEVVNQSSSTNCTVYCGGIASGLTEQLMRQTFSPFGQIMEIRVFPEKGYSFVRFATHDSAAHAIVSVNGTTIEGHIVKCYWGKETTDSTNKYQQMEFTQPWGQWGQWYGNTQQYGQYVANGWQVPPYGMYGQAWNQQGFGVDQPQSAPAWVGGFSAQPAQGQGTAVIPNQAGFGMAGYQTQ
- the tial1 gene encoding nucleolysin TIAR isoform X2, with the translated sequence MRWGPELTHRLLRHLQDRARRQREGQTEAAEAAPDMEDDSYPRTLYVGNLSRDVTEALILQLFSQIGPCKSCKMITEHSSNDPYCFVEFYEHRDAAAALAAMNGRKIMGKEVKVNWATTPSSQKKDTTNHFHVFVGDLSPEITTEDLKSAFAPFGRISDARVVKDLATGKSKGYGFVSFYSKLDAENAIVHMSGQWLGGRQIRTNWATRKPPAPKSAPESSSKHLKFEEVVNQSSSTNCTVYCGGIASGLTEQLMRQTFSPFGQIMEIRVFPEKGYSFVRFATHDSAAHAIVSVNGTTIEGHIVKCYWGKETTDSTNKYQQMEFTQPWGQWGQWYGNTQQYGQYVANGWQVPPYGMYGQAWNQQGFGVDQPQSAPAWVGGFSAQPAQGQGTAVIPNQAGFGMAGYQTQ
- the tial1 gene encoding nucleolysin TIAR isoform X3, with product MNGRKIMGKEVKVNWATTPSSQKKDTTNHFHVFVGDLSPEITTEDLKSAFAPFGRISDARVVKDLATGKSKGYGFVSFYSKLDAENAIVHMSGQWLGGRQIRTNWATRKPPAPKSAPESSSKHLKFEEVVNQSSSTNCTVYCGGIASGLTEQLMRQTFSPFGQIMEIRVFPEKGYSFVRFATHDSAAHAIVSVNGTTIEGHIVKCYWGKETTDSTNKYQQMEFTQPWGQWGQWYGNTQQYGQYVANGWQVPPYGMYGQAWNQQGFGVDQPQSAPAWVGGFSAQPAQGQGTAVIPNQAGFGMAGYQTQ